In Halobaculum limi, one DNA window encodes the following:
- a CDS encoding cobalamin B12-binding domain-containing protein, whose translation MSTQERGEGRQIRCLIAKVGLDGHDRGAHVISRAFRDAGFEVIYSGLHRAPDEIVQAAVQEDVDVLGISILSGAHNTLVPKIVAGLEEYDAFEDTLILVGGIIPDDDREELLDMGVAAVFGPGTPMEETIEFVRENVHDRE comes from the coding sequence ATGAGTACACAGGAACGCGGGGAGGGCCGCCAGATCCGCTGTCTCATCGCGAAAGTGGGACTCGACGGTCACGACCGCGGCGCACACGTCATCTCGCGGGCGTTCCGCGACGCCGGCTTCGAAGTCATCTACTCGGGACTCCACCGCGCACCCGACGAGATCGTGCAGGCGGCCGTCCAAGAGGACGTCGACGTCCTCGGCATCTCTATCCTCTCGGGGGCGCACAACACGCTCGTCCCGAAGATCGTCGCCGGACTCGAGGAGTACGACGCCTTCGAGGACACCCTGATCCTCGTCGGCGGCATCATCCCTGACGACGACCGCGAGGAACTCCTCGATATGGGCGTCGCCGCCGTCTTCGGGCCGGGAACGCCGATGGAGGAGACAATCGAGTTCGTCCGCGAGAACGTCCACGATCGGGAGTGA
- a CDS encoding GAF domain-containing protein has translation MSAPDDARVLVAVSARAPADLGSEVAADLTAHLGVTVMHKRGGVATEFLRELGPTIDCVVCVSDNADCVSNLQAVADSVPLVVYGDEVPPVPVDEIVATDGGTGMLARRVADRIGKMRKRDELAEANAKLSALNEYTRELTACETVDEVSDTVVSAVHDALGHGRVVLALRDGDAFYPYGHTLPSEPEVKLDVDEGIVGRTYQTGETQIVDDYGDDPDHTREVEGVHSVVSVPIGDRGVLQVTTDAEAAFDQRDAEFIEIVAAHTAEALSRIQREIDLRVERDRLHAFFHGMRAAAVYVESTDDREPIVREINPAYEDLFGGESVGKSVSEAFPTDAERTLFTDCITGDEVEERQVTRETLDGDRKLTVSVVPISTPGPDRAAFGLYAAEVEFY, from the coding sequence ATGTCCGCACCCGACGACGCCCGTGTGCTAGTCGCGGTCTCAGCGCGGGCGCCAGCGGACCTCGGGAGCGAGGTCGCGGCAGACCTCACGGCTCACCTCGGCGTCACCGTGATGCACAAGCGAGGCGGCGTCGCCACGGAGTTTCTGCGTGAACTCGGGCCGACCATCGACTGTGTCGTGTGCGTCTCCGACAACGCCGACTGCGTCTCGAATCTCCAAGCGGTCGCCGACAGCGTTCCCCTCGTCGTGTACGGTGACGAGGTTCCGCCAGTTCCCGTCGACGAAATCGTCGCGACTGACGGCGGAACGGGGATGCTCGCACGCCGCGTCGCAGACCGGATCGGCAAGATGCGCAAGCGTGACGAACTCGCCGAGGCGAACGCCAAACTCTCTGCCCTCAACGAGTACACGCGAGAACTCACCGCCTGCGAGACCGTCGACGAGGTGAGCGACACGGTCGTCTCGGCCGTCCACGACGCCCTCGGGCACGGTCGGGTCGTACTCGCGCTTCGCGACGGCGACGCGTTCTACCCGTACGGCCACACGCTGCCGAGCGAACCAGAAGTGAAACTCGACGTCGACGAAGGGATCGTCGGACGGACCTACCAGACCGGCGAGACACAGATCGTCGACGACTACGGCGACGACCCAGATCACACCCGCGAGGTCGAGGGGGTTCACTCCGTCGTGAGCGTCCCCATCGGCGACCGTGGCGTTCTCCAAGTGACGACCGACGCCGAGGCCGCCTTCGACCAACGCGACGCCGAGTTCATCGAGATCGTCGCCGCACACACCGCTGAGGCACTCTCTCGCATCCAACGAGAGATCGATCTCCGGGTCGAACGCGACCGCCTCCACGCCTTTTTCCACGGGATGCGTGCGGCGGCGGTGTACGTCGAGTCGACGGACGACAGAGAACCAATCGTCCGCGAGATCAACCCCGCCTACGAGGACCTGTTCGGGGGCGAATCGGTCGGCAAATCGGTGTCGGAGGCGTTCCCCACGGACGCCGAGCGAACGCTGTTCACCGACTGCATCACCGGTGACGAGGTTGAGGAGCGACAGGTCACCCGCGAGACCCTCGACGGCGACCGGAAGTTGACCGTCTCGGTCGTCCCCATCTCCACACCTGGCCCCGACCGCGCCGCATTCGGCCTGTACGCCGCCGAAGTCGAGTTCTACTGA
- a CDS encoding S9 family peptidase yields MSDPSYDIERYLNVRSAHSAAFAEDGTLAFLMDTTGTPQVWSLDDPGAWPEQHTFFEERITFVDWSPERRELAFGMDEGGDERMQLFRLNPDTGEITEWTSMPDAKHRWGGWSNDGERFAFASNRRDESVFDVYVQGREETEDDAELVYEGDGWLSVAGWSPDDTRLLVHEAHASFEHDLHVLDIETGELTHLTPHTSEARFQSPEWAPDGESVYVCTDHASDTLRLERIALGGDGEAVGDLTVVEDGDGWNVDGVAIDEDTNRVVYSRNVEGYTELTVGEFTAPERIDVFATPDLPKSVAGGVSFGPDADRIAVTVTGSTVNTNTYVVDVKTGEAERWTYAATAGIPSETFVEPELVHYPTFDGREIPAFFSTPDDAPEGDTPVIVDIHGGPESQRRPSFNAVKQYFLNNGYAVFEPNVRGSSGYGKAYSHLDDVEQRMDSVADIEAAVEWLHDHPVVDPERIVAMGGSYGGFMVLSALTEYPDLWAAGIDIVGIASFVTFLENTGDWRRELREAEYGSLEEDREFLESVSPINSIGEIQAPLFVLHGANDPRVPVGEAEQIVEEASEHVPTRKLIFEDEGHGFSKLSNRIEAYRAIVEFLNEHV; encoded by the coding sequence ATGAGCGATCCCAGCTACGACATCGAGCGGTACCTGAACGTCCGCTCGGCACACTCCGCGGCGTTCGCGGAGGACGGAACCCTCGCGTTCCTGATGGACACGACCGGCACGCCGCAGGTGTGGAGCCTCGACGACCCCGGCGCGTGGCCCGAACAACACACCTTCTTCGAGGAGCGCATCACGTTCGTCGACTGGTCGCCCGAACGCCGCGAACTCGCCTTCGGGATGGACGAGGGCGGCGACGAACGGATGCAGTTGTTCCGACTCAACCCCGACACGGGCGAGATCACCGAGTGGACCTCGATGCCCGACGCGAAACACCGCTGGGGCGGGTGGTCTAACGACGGCGAGCGGTTCGCGTTCGCCTCCAACCGCCGCGACGAGTCCGTGTTCGACGTGTACGTGCAGGGTCGTGAGGAGACCGAAGACGACGCGGAGTTGGTGTACGAGGGCGACGGCTGGCTCTCGGTCGCCGGGTGGTCACCCGACGACACGCGTCTGCTCGTCCACGAGGCGCACGCCAGTTTCGAACACGACCTACACGTCCTCGACATCGAGACGGGTGAGTTGACGCACCTGACGCCACACACCAGCGAGGCTCGCTTCCAGAGTCCCGAGTGGGCACCAGACGGCGAGAGCGTGTACGTCTGCACGGACCACGCCTCCGACACGCTCCGACTCGAACGGATCGCACTCGGCGGCGACGGCGAAGCCGTCGGCGACCTCACCGTCGTCGAAGACGGCGACGGCTGGAACGTCGACGGCGTCGCCATCGACGAGGACACCAACCGCGTCGTCTACTCGCGCAACGTCGAGGGATACACCGAACTGACCGTCGGCGAGTTCACCGCTCCCGAGCGTATCGACGTGTTCGCGACGCCGGACCTCCCGAAGTCCGTCGCTGGCGGGGTCTCTTTTGGCCCCGACGCGGACCGCATCGCCGTCACGGTGACGGGGTCGACGGTGAACACGAACACGTACGTCGTCGACGTGAAGACCGGCGAGGCCGAGCGGTGGACGTACGCCGCCACCGCGGGCATCCCGTCGGAGACGTTCGTCGAACCCGAACTCGTCCACTACCCCACCTTCGACGGCCGAGAGATACCCGCCTTCTTCTCGACGCCCGACGACGCCCCCGAGGGTGACACGCCCGTCATCGTCGACATCCACGGCGGCCCCGAGAGTCAGCGCCGCCCCTCGTTCAACGCGGTGAAGCAGTACTTCCTCAACAACGGCTACGCCGTCTTCGAACCGAACGTCCGCGGGTCGTCGGGGTACGGCAAGGCGTACTCCCACCTCGACGACGTGGAACAGCGGATGGACTCGGTGGCCGACATCGAGGCGGCGGTGGAGTGGCTTCACGACCACCCCGTCGTCGACCCCGAGCGAATCGTCGCGATGGGCGGCAGTTACGGCGGCTTCATGGTGTTGTCGGCGCTGACCGAGTACCCGGACCTGTGGGCCGCCGGTATCGACATCGTCGGCATCGCGAGTTTCGTCACGTTCCTCGAGAACACCGGCGACTGGCGGCGCGAACTCCGCGAGGCCGAGTACGGCAGCCTCGAAGAAGACCGCGAGTTCTTAGAGTCCGTCTCACCGATCAACTCGATCGGCGAGATACAGGCACCGCTGTTCGTCCTCCACGGCGCGAACGACCCACGTGTTCCGGTGGGCGAGGCCGAACAGATCGTCGAGGAGGCGAGCGAACACGTTCCGACGCGGAAACTGATCTTCGAGGACGAGGGGCACGGCTTCTCGAAGTTGAGCAATCGTATCGAGGCGTACCGTGCGATCGTCGAATTCCTGAACGAACACGTCTGA
- a CDS encoding branched-chain amino acid transaminase, with protein sequence MAGFAEMDVDTIWHNGEYVDWEDATTHVLTHGLHYGTGVFEGVRAYDTENGTALFRWEEHLDRFYESTKPYDMEIPYSREELTEATMEVVRRNDLESAYVRPIAYYGYHSLGVSPGDCPTDVAIAAWPWGAYLGEDALENGIKAMVSSWRKHSSSQIPTNAKTTGLYVNSLLAGEEARRNGYKEAIVLNKEGNVAEGPGENIFLVRDGELFTPGLSESILDGITRNTVIELARERGYTVHDNVSISRGELNTADELFFTGSAAEVTPIRQVDNVEIGNGSRGPVTEELQTAFFDLVERRTDDHEEWFTYV encoded by the coding sequence ATGGCTGGCTTCGCAGAGATGGACGTCGACACCATCTGGCACAACGGCGAGTACGTCGACTGGGAGGACGCGACGACGCACGTCCTCACGCACGGACTGCACTACGGCACGGGCGTCTTCGAGGGCGTCCGCGCGTACGACACGGAGAACGGAACGGCGCTGTTCCGCTGGGAGGAGCACCTCGACCGCTTCTACGAGTCGACGAAGCCGTACGATATGGAGATTCCGTACTCGCGCGAGGAACTCACGGAGGCGACGATGGAGGTCGTCCGGCGCAACGACCTCGAATCGGCGTACGTTCGTCCCATCGCGTACTACGGCTACCACAGCCTCGGCGTCTCGCCGGGCGACTGTCCCACCGACGTCGCCATCGCGGCGTGGCCGTGGGGTGCGTACCTCGGCGAGGACGCCTTAGAGAACGGCATCAAGGCGATGGTGTCCTCGTGGCGCAAGCACTCCTCCTCGCAGATTCCGACCAACGCCAAGACGACGGGCCTGTACGTCAACTCCCTGCTCGCGGGCGAGGAGGCTCGCCGCAACGGCTACAAGGAGGCTATCGTCCTCAACAAGGAGGGCAACGTCGCGGAGGGTCCCGGCGAGAACATCTTCCTCGTGCGCGACGGCGAACTGTTCACGCCCGGCCTCTCGGAGTCCATCCTCGACGGCATCACCCGCAACACGGTGATCGAACTGGCGCGTGAACGCGGCTACACCGTCCACGACAACGTGAGCATCTCGCGCGGCGAGTTGAACACCGCCGACGAACTGTTCTTCACCGGTTCTGCGGCGGAAGTCACGCCGATCCGGCAGGTCGACAACGTCGAGATCGGAAACGGCTCGCGCGGCCCGGTCACCGAGGAACTCCAGACCGCGTTCTTCGACCTCGTGGAGCGTCGCACCGACGACCACGAGGAGTGGTTCACCTACGTCTGA
- the meaB gene encoding methylmalonyl Co-A mutase-associated GTPase MeaB has translation MSDTNAASATRDLVSDLLDGKHRALARVITKIENRSPGYRDIVSELHGHTGHADVIGITGSPGAGKSTLVDKLAKTYRDRGDTVGVIAVDPSSPYTGGAVLGDRIRMASNVGDMDVFFRSMSARGTLGGLSTATADAVKALDAFGKDKVIIETVGAGQNEVDIVKTADTVCVLVQPGSGDDVQMLKAGILEIGDVFVVNKADMDGADRTVAELEEMIHMRENPAAGLNTAHHGPVDDEEMRQVAIDDPDEEAWDPEVVETVATDGQGVEELIETLAAHAEWLVDTGRIEEKARSRYAEEIRQLVRADTARLLEGVIEDAGGIDALADRVLAKETDPYSVTDELVAPVRECLEDGD, from the coding sequence ATGTCGGACACGAACGCGGCGTCCGCCACGCGCGATCTCGTCTCAGATCTGTTGGACGGGAAACATCGCGCGCTCGCCAGAGTCATCACGAAGATCGAGAACCGCTCGCCCGGCTATCGCGACATCGTCTCCGAGTTGCACGGCCACACCGGTCACGCCGACGTGATCGGGATCACCGGCAGTCCTGGCGCGGGGAAGTCGACGCTCGTGGACAAACTCGCGAAGACGTACCGCGACCGCGGCGACACGGTGGGCGTCATCGCGGTCGACCCCTCCTCGCCGTACACTGGTGGTGCGGTGCTGGGTGACCGCATCCGGATGGCGTCGAACGTCGGCGACATGGACGTGTTCTTCCGGTCGATGTCCGCCCGCGGGACACTCGGCGGTCTCTCGACGGCGACGGCTGACGCGGTGAAGGCGCTTGACGCCTTCGGGAAGGACAAGGTGATCATCGAGACGGTCGGGGCCGGACAAAACGAGGTTGATATCGTCAAGACCGCCGACACCGTCTGCGTCCTCGTCCAACCGGGGTCCGGCGACGACGTGCAGATGTTGAAGGCGGGCATCCTCGAGATCGGCGACGTGTTCGTCGTCAACAAAGCGGATATGGACGGGGCCGACCGCACGGTCGCGGAACTGGAGGAGATGATCCACATGCGGGAGAACCCCGCCGCCGGTCTGAACACCGCCCACCACGGCCCCGTCGACGACGAGGAGATGCGCCAGGTTGCCATCGACGACCCCGACGAGGAGGCGTGGGACCCCGAAGTGGTCGAGACGGTCGCCACCGACGGGCAAGGGGTCGAGGAACTGATCGAGACGCTCGCGGCCCACGCCGAGTGGCTAGTCGACACCGGCCGGATCGAAGAGAAGGCGCGGAGTCGCTACGCCGAGGAGATCCGCCAGTTGGTGCGGGCGGACACCGCGCGACTGCTGGAGGGCGTCATCGAGGACGCGGGCGGCATCGACGCCCTTGCGGACCGCGTCCTCGCGAAGGAGACGGACCCGTACTCAGTGACCGACGAGTTGGTCGCGCCGGTGCGGGAGTGTCTCGAGGACGGCGACTGA
- a CDS encoding cupredoxin domain-containing protein, translating into MANQTGGSDGDGDSDDEQFRFLYPSRRTLLKVGGATAGAAAIGGAGLVAGQEDDDDEGDDDGDAGDDGGSTGSDALLDDLVDPTWGYPLAVDEAEGVSVEHTVDVTVIPGEGEHEGFPAEPDESAPGSFIEIGAEFVFDPVGLAVEPGDLVEFQCLEGLHTVSAFTELAEPGLELPRRVPEGVPPFTSPPLTPGQSWVYQFTEPGVYDYFCFPHLGLGMVARIVVYDPEEDDLSSDEFAVAPPEGLFPNDVDVLTSEELEPQAIVDAGEVAWADLSLESPSAGEPTDDDGTETSDGEETETPEGEETETPEGEETEEPVETESGP; encoded by the coding sequence ATGGCGAACCAGACAGGCGGCAGCGATGGCGACGGCGACAGCGACGACGAACAGTTCCGGTTCCTCTACCCATCCCGGCGGACACTCCTGAAGGTCGGTGGTGCCACCGCGGGTGCGGCGGCGATCGGTGGTGCGGGACTGGTCGCGGGACAGGAAGACGACGACGACGAAGGAGACGACGATGGCGACGCGGGCGACGACGGCGGATCGACGGGAAGCGACGCCCTCCTCGACGACCTCGTCGATCCGACGTGGGGGTACCCGCTGGCGGTCGACGAGGCAGAAGGGGTCAGCGTCGAACACACCGTCGACGTGACGGTGATCCCCGGCGAGGGTGAACACGAGGGGTTCCCCGCGGAACCGGACGAGTCGGCCCCGGGGTCGTTCATAGAGATCGGCGCGGAGTTCGTGTTCGACCCGGTCGGCCTCGCGGTCGAGCCCGGCGATCTCGTGGAGTTCCAGTGCTTGGAGGGGCTCCACACCGTCTCGGCGTTCACCGAACTGGCCGAACCCGGGTTAGAGTTGCCGCGGCGGGTGCCCGAGGGCGTCCCGCCGTTCACGTCGCCGCCGCTCACGCCGGGGCAGTCGTGGGTGTACCAGTTCACGGAACCGGGCGTGTACGACTACTTCTGTTTCCCGCACCTGGGACTCGGGATGGTCGCTCGCATCGTCGTGTACGATCCCGAGGAGGACGACCTCTCGTCGGACGAGTTCGCCGTCGCGCCGCCGGAGGGCCTGTTCCCCAACGACGTCGACGTCCTCACCAGCGAGGAGTTGGAGCCACAGGCCATCGTCGATGCGGGCGAAGTCGCGTGGGCGGACCTGTCGCTCGAGTCGCCGTCGGCGGGGGAGCCCACGGACGACGACGGGACGGAGACGTCGGATGGTGAGGAAACCGAGACACCAGAGGGCGAAGAGACCGAGACACCAGAGGGAGAAGAGACTGAAGAACCGGTCGAGACAGAGAGCGGCCCCTGA